The Parambassis ranga chromosome 13, fParRan2.1, whole genome shotgun sequence genome contains the following window.
TGCTGTCTTGCACAAAGGATATTGTTTGTGCAGATGTGCATGTGTAATTCAAAGGCTGCtgcttgtgtatttttgtgaacatattttgaaaataaatgcatgcttAAGCAGGCCACATGATGGTTTTCATATGAGCATTTCTTATTTTTGATGGCCTGCTGCACTGTACGGAGTGTGCAttcatttttacacatttagaTTTTCTTACACACCTTTCTTCTCCAGGCGTTTCAAATCCATGAGTTTCTCCACACTGTGTGGGTCCTGGAGCCACAGCTGCATGCGGACAAATGGTTCTCTGCCCTTCAGGCTCAATTTGTGCCAGGGTTTGGGCCTGGCCAGCAGGTCTGAGACAGAACCCTGAGTCAGACCCAGGATAGTCTCCCCAAACAGACGCTGGCCTGGTTAGGCATAGGACAAATGAAAGAATGGCCTTATTAGAAAACTGATTCAGTGACTGAACAATTCATCAAtaaggagggaaggaaagatGGCACCAAAACACAAAGATTAAAACCTATTTGTGTTTCTTACCAAGGTTATTATCGGTTAGCACCTCCTTAACCTTCTTAGTGATGGCATAAGTATCGAGTTCTGGGGACATTGCCACCATCTCCTGGATGCTGAGGCCTGAGTGACCTGGAAGAGGCAGCGGGGTGCTGGGCTGAGATTCCCCACCTGAGGGATCCTCAGACAGAGGTTTGTTCAAACTGGACGACTGTGAACCGAGTGGATCCCCAGCGAGACCATTGACAGACTCTTCAGCTGAACTGAGGGGGGACTCTGGAGCAGGGCTGCAGCTTGCTGACGTCTTGGGAGTACCCTCTGCTTGAGCAGAACAGACAGGGCGAGAAAGATCATACAGGTTAGGTGACATGTTACTATGAAAGAAAACAATTTCATCTACTCTCCTTGCTGGGTTCGGGAGGGACTTCAGTCATACTACATCAACTAATTTAACTTctgttaaacaaacagaaaaggtgTTTAAGTTTTCAGTTTGAAGCTTTTTTGGCTTCCTCCCCCTATTCCTTCATCTCCCTGTTCCTGTCTGTGTAGTGCTGCTGTGCAGCTCAGCAGGCTGGAAGAGAGCAGTCATGAGGAGCTGTCAGTGTACATTAGCTGCTGTTTACACCcccagagagaaaaagagacacacacatacacatacacacacacagagctgccatCTGGCGCTGCAACACTAACTTGTCTATGACATGACAAACCAGCAGCTTGCTGGCTGACACTGCCACAGCACTGGGGATGGGGGGATGGtgggaggagaagggagggggaggtggTGGGTGGGGGAGAGAGGCGAAGTGGAGGAGGATGGGTGGGGTGAGTGACAGACTGACAGTAACAACTAGCCACTAGCTCTAATCAGGCTTTCAGAGTATTGCTCTAGCCCAAGGAACATTGTTGTGTGAATCCTTGTAATAAATGtctttgcagcagtgtgtgtgtgtgatttgtttacCTTGATTCTGAGCTTGCTGGATGTGTGCGTTTTGCCCCTGGTCTCCGTTGAGCCACGGCTGCATGCGGAGGTAtggctctctgctcctctggttCAACTTGTTCCACGGTTTGTGTCGAGACAGGCTGTCACTCAATATTCCCTAAAACACATATCAGAAGAATGGCTTAGATGTAAGGAAGTGGAGTAAAATCAGAACAAAGAAACAGctaatgtacacacactcacttctttGGAGTCCTCCATGTTGTGGTTTTCCTCCACTGTCTGGCTGGACATGGTCCTTCGTgggtctgtgtgcatgttgctCCACCACTGCTCTCTCCAGTAACCCACTCCTCCAGCACTTCCAGTGCGGCCCGAACCCTCAGATCCCCGACCCAGCCTGAGACCTCCATCCATAGACATATCAATCCCTGAAGAAGCCCGGCCCTCTCTCTTCATACTGGAGCTAAAGTCCAGAACTGGAGACGGTGATGAGGGTGAAGACAAGAGGGAGCTGGAAGGTTTCTTGAGGGATAGCGCTAGGGGGTTgtaaggggggaggggggcagtaAGAGGAGAGCTAAGGAGGTCTCTCTGAGATAGtgatgctgaggaggaggaagatgaggctTTGAGGATGGGCTCCAGTGCAGCCTGTTGGGCCTCCATCTCTCTACGAGCTTGTTCCAAGATGGAGCGGATAGCTTCGTCTGATCCGCTGCCCCCCACACTTCCTGCTCCGCCTCCACCCCCTCCCTTTAGTCCTGCATATGACGGTTGAGCATGGGACAAATCTAttgagggaggaaaaaagagcAGTCAGAGCCCTGGTTCAACATCTTCAATTCTCTACATCTGCAggtgaaaaaaaactgcaactcACCAGCTTTCTGCACCTGCAGCTCTCTTTTAGCCTGTTCTAGAATGGACTTGATAGCCTCATCTGAACCTGCCTCTGGAGTACGGACACGAGCAGTGATGTTACCTAGGGGCGGAAGTGGGAatgggaggagaggaaaaaatcTTGTTACTTTAAAAAAGCAGGAATAACCAGCAGAGAAGATAAAGAGAATGATAAAGGAGCTTAGGAGGACATCGAATAATTACACCATAGCACATCACAAAGAACAACATTCCCACCACTGAGCTACATGGCAACTACACTTCAGGGATAGTCATAATTTTTCTGGTCCCTTTGgaactcacacatgcacacgtgcTACAGGGTTCGTACAGTAAATGCTCCCCACAGAATAACAACTACCAATAAAATCCCTAAAATACACATGCTGGCTTTTCCTTTGACGCAAGTCACTGGTACTGTGCGGTTACCTTCAAGGCACATTTATATCTGTACGCCTGCCCACAATTAATAAACggcaacacacacgcacacacaccatagATACAGTTCACCCCAACACAAACATGCCACACAGACAGAACGTGCTAGAATCTCTGCGTGTGAAGGGGACAGACCTGTGTGTGAAGCTGTATCGGAGAGGGTTCTCCGCTTCGGAGCATCCTGAAACACTCGGCTAAGCTGGGGCTGGCCTGAGCCCTCTGTTAAAAACAATATACCACACACTATGTTACagcacttgtgtgttttttttccttttacagcTACACTATGATGCCTTGCAATGCTCTGCAAATATAAGGAGTGTGTGTTCCATCTAATGCACATTACATAGTGCTATAAATGCATTGATCTTAACGTCTGTGGCCCCAGTAGGAATCAAACATCTACCTCTATCAGAAATACTAAAACCACTACCACTACTGAAGGATTCATTATTTACCTGTAGTTTTCAAACAAGGTCATACTTAACTTCAGCCTTATTTTTAACATGGACTGTCTACGGCTCATTGGTAAATTATGTTATATTTTTGTACCAGTGAGACCAACTTCAATCAAAAATGTCCTGATGCGTTAAGAAAAGCAGGCCCAGGCTAATCGAATCTACCCGTAGTTAACAGTACCCCTGCCTTCCTCCTAGTTCCCACCAATCAATACTATTGATGTGTGAAAGGTTTCTGTATTGACCACAATAGCTAGGAGAGGCTCTTGGGATCAGTGCGTGACTAGGAACTCATTCAAAACACACAGGTGTGGCACAGAATGGGAGTtaggaaagagaaagaaaaataaaaagctagTCCATATTGACAAGCTAATCAATGGCTCTGTGCAGGGTtgtacaaacacgcacacatacaaGACATCGACATACACACTCTTCCCCACGCACAGATATATTAGAGAAACACAGACTAACCTCTCTGCCGTCCCTGGATGCTGCGCAATGCGAGAATGTTCTGCTCATCGGCGAGGAACTGCCTCATCTTGTGGAACGGCTCCTTTCCCCGGATGGTTAGTTTGTTCCACGGCTTTGGTCTGGCCAGGATCTCACTGACTGAACCCTGGGACAGTCCCAGCACATAGTGGCCAAACACACGCTGACCAATGTTGTGCTTGATCAGCTGCTCTTTCACCTGGCGGGCAATCTCTGCTGTGTCCATGTCCTCCCCATCCAAAACATTTCCTGTGGTAGCGTCAGAGTGGCTGGGTGATGGGGATGGGGCACTGCCAGCGGTGCTGCTCCCGTTAACAGGAGCCATGTCTGGGCTGGCTGGAGGTGGCTGGGGGCTGCTGGCAGCCAAAGGGATAGCAGCTGACCCTGAGCCAGGGGTGGAGGTAGGGATGGAGCTGAGGGTTGGAGTGAAGGGGGTGAACAGGAGAGCCCCACTGGGGATTCCAGATGACTCCTGCAAGGCTTTTGAGTAGAAGGTTTGGAGCAGCTGCCGCTGAATCAGGGAGTTCAAAGCCATCTTACCACCCACCAGAGGGAACACGGGAGAGTAGAAGTCCTGTCCAATGCCCGTAGGAGTGAAAGGGTGCGTTTcgctggtggtggtggcagtGTTGAGGGGGTCCGTGTGAGTGCGAGACAAGGGGAgctgggaggaggaaggaagagagggagggggaggagggggcgaAGAAGAAGGGTCGCTGGGTACTGTCTCCTCCTTCGTTGTGGACTCTTCTGTCCCTTTTCGCCCGGCTGACCCTACAAGAAAGGTCAAACACACCATGCATTATGGGGGAGTCAACAAAAAAGGGGTTCCAAAacgagagaggaaaaaaaataacaaaagtttAAGTTATCTTAGTCAAGTCTTTTCCAAATTTGTgaactttgttttccttttttgccaACCCCCCCAGACAAAGTGCCCATGCATTTGTGATTTCAACCTTTCTTGTAAGCCACagcctggaagaaaaaaaaggacaaacaaaacaattgaCACTGTGCCACTTAGGCAGATTAGCTTGGCCCAGTGCTCGGtcgcgctctctctcttttgcagGCAAAGTGGAAATAACTAGACAGAGTAAAAGATGTCCATAGATAGCCAATACACCATGGGAGTCCTactccatgctgcagcagtgtgttgttACACGTCAAATTATTCCATTGCAGAGGATATACCATAgtcttttgtaaaaaaaacaaaaacaaaacaacaacaaaaaacatccaaatacaaaaacaaatgaagcaaTAATTCTTTTAAAGAACAATTTTTCATGGCTGAACAGAAAACAGATGCATGCCACCAAAAAGCAGGGACTGCACAGCTCTGTTGAGCACAGGCcttattttctttcttccagAGGTTAGACTGATTAAATTTTTACATCCACCAGAGCAAATATAGACATGAACTATATTTTCTCAGTCTTGTAACTATTAGAACCCATCCTGATAAGTGCGGGGAGAAATATTATTCTAATGCATAACCATTGAGACTTAACATGATTGAGTTAGACAGTAAGCTCCCCTTACTGTGAATGTTAATCAATTCAAAGCTATTCAACTATTCAAGCCTAAAGCCATGACATTTCAAACCCATAAACACTGTTGCAGAAGGCAAGAGGCCTGATGTAGGGGGCATGGTATGGTGTCCTCATTTTTGTGTAGAGCAATTTTAATACTGCTCAGCTTAAGATTTACAAGAGAACAAGAAACAACTTTTCTGTACCATGATAAAGGTTTTTTGCATTATAAACCAAAGGTTCCAAAGAAAGAAAACCCAAAATGGCAGATCATCAAACACAAACGGTTAAGTATTCTCAGAGAAAATAGATCTAAGTATTTCCCTTAAGTTATTGCTAATTTCCTGCTCAGCCTTACCTGTAGTTACCTGTAGTTAAACCCTAACATAGCTTCAACCTTCCTTCACTTTCCAATTTCTTACGATGGCCCCACATTTGGGAAGACTTACCACTCAGCTCAGTGTTGGCAATGCGCAGAGCCGCGCTCTCTGATTGAAGTGTACGGTTTCTCTCCAGCAACAGCACCTCCAGAGGTTTGGATGAATCCTAATAGAGAGGACAGCATTTAGAAATACTTCCCCAACATTACCCTCACACCGAGTGGTTCAGTTATATTTTGATACATGTTTGTAGCTCACTCAATTTTACCTGCACAGACTCAGATGTTCCAAACTCCATCGCCTTGAGGatactgacaaaaaaaaagagaaaatccaTGTGAACCCGCTGCATATACACAAAAGTTCCATGTAGTACACTAGATTCTATTTCTGTCTCTTTAAGAGCAAAGGAAGGATAAAGAGGCAGATAGGAAGTGAGTGAAGCTAAAGACACACAAGCTTTAAATGTTGTGACTCAATTCCGTTACAACATCCTAAATGACGATACATTTAATAGatcaaacacaataaataaatctgagattgggacaaacacacataaacaaatgagtgtgtttactgctcacctcagctccttcttcacctcctcataGTCAGCTTGCTTCTGCAGTTTCTCCTCCAGTTCCTGTAGATTATTAGAGGACATAGGGATgaataacaataaaagaaaTCCCTGGATCCTTTATATGTCTTATGCTTATTTTAGTGACTCCAGATTACAGAAAGGAGCACACCTATGACTGAATAAAGTGACAGGTGTGATAAGAAAACATAAAAGCTGAAAGATACAGGACAATACAGAAAAATTAAATAATGATGGTGCTTTGTTGCTACCTTGAGAACTGCCGACttgctgctgagctgctgctccagctgtgtGATCTGGGAGCTGGTGGTCTCTCGGAGTTTGGTCAGGCTGGCCTGCAGTCTCTGGACATCCTCCACCAGCTGGGCGGTCTCCCTTTCTTTGGCCCTGAGCTCCGCCTCCAGATTTGAGTGGGATGCCACCTCTGCAGACTGTTCCTAAAAAGCCATATTTAGCCATAGGTTTATAGAACAAATCTATGTAAGTGGCAGACTTCAATTTCACAATGTCACTATGTATTCTATGTCAAACTAGACATAATCTTTAGGACATTTAATATACTGCATTTTGTACAATATATTCATACCGGTCACTTTAAAAGGTTCATTTGCACTATGCGCTATAAACCAAGAGCTCCAAATCAATTCATCTACTACACAGTAGAGTTGAAGTTGATACTTTGGTCTATAAGTTGACAATAAATCAGTTAATTCTGCAATCACCTATTACCAGCATTACTGATCATGTCCGTGATCTTAATATCAATGACTACAGTGATCAATAAACTGTAATCAGCCAATCACCCCAAGCATAAAAGGCCAAGCTAATCTTTAGCATATCAATATCTTTTTGGCAACCTGCCAATGAACCAGTGAAATGTGCTACCGTGTCGGCGTCGGCCTTGGCCGGGCTGCTGAGCGGCTGGGATTGGTTTTTCAAGGACAACTGCTCTCTGAGTGACTCCGCCTCTCGCTGAGCTGCTTCCGCtcgctaaaagaaaaaaaaaaaaaacacacacacaagaaaaatgtTAAAGGAAAATCCTGTGACTCTTCAATTTTTTATtgcactcaaaaaaaaaatcaaaatagtGAGACGTAGTAAGTAACATCATTGTGCGTACTCAGTGTAAAATCTATCAACTTAATGGTCGTGGCTGTACAAGCGTTAAAGCAAAAGGCAATTAAATTGTAAGAAAAGTTTTCCAATACACATCTCCGCCCAGCCAACTATGTGTCTGTATTCAACAAATATCAACCCCTTTGCCGCAAACAAACATAAACTACAGAGTGGAGAAGGGCTGGGAGAATGCAGAGAATGCGGAGCGCAAGTGTAAGAATTGTGGAGCTCATTTccttaattaaaaatattaaataattccTAGAATTGAGATGATACCCTAGTGCCTGGTGTTTATAGCCAAACCGCCATGCTCCAGTTGGGAATCATCTGCAACACTGGCCAACTTGCCATCATTAAGACTTACAGGGAGCCGATTCCACAGTGTTCCTAATTGCAACCATATTGAGGAGCTGTTATTGACTGGGTGGGAGTTGGACTGCTAGCTGCAAAAGAAgaatctgctgttttccattttCTTCTTATAAAAGCATATAAAAAGTCTGTGACTGAGCTGCAGGCCATGCTGTCATCCTCTGTAAACTTCAAATCAGAAGTGTGaatagtctgtgtgtttgtgtgtgtggcattaTAGCGGGAACGTTAACCTTTGGGCTAATATTAACATTACATGCCTATGCTACCCCTTTAACCACAAATCATACTCTTAGGCTAATAATGAAAGTTAACAACAATGACATTAACAGATACCAGAGGAATATTTACAACACAGGGGCAGAAGGTGTGCCAGGGGGCTTATTTCAGCTGGATGGGTTTAGTAGGTGTGTAATAAACATGTAAAACCAGCAGAACCCCTCAGTGATAAGCAAACCATCATTTGTTAATGTACACAACATAAAGAGATAAGAATATTAATGTTAGAATGGCAACATTGTATATTTTCTCATTGCTGACAAATTCCATTCAGCCTGTCTAAGCAACAGGTCTGGTAGTTCTTAATGAAgatttaaatctttaaataCAAGTGCCCAGAAATAAATGGAGCCATTTTTAGACAAAGCTAAATAATTTCCAAAAACAGCTGGATGCTGATGTTACTTAAAACCAGAGTAAATGGAGCTTTTGTGTGGGACTATTTTCAGCACCAAATTAATACACATTTGGTGCTCTGGAAAACGTAAAGCCACTTTCACACGTGTAATGCGGTCTTGAAAATTTCCAGACAAGCCCTGTGTGACACAGCAAACACTCTGAATCAGTCAAAGAGGACCTTCTGCTTGCCAGGTCACAAGATCAAAGTTATTTTAACATCCATTGGAGCTAATAGAGCTGGTTACTGTCAGGACAAtttacaggaaacaagatatAGTTGTCCTAAATGAGTCTTCGCACACAATGCATAAAGAATCAACTCGAAATTATTCTCCATCCATGGTCCATTCTACGTGTGTATTATGGAACAGGTAATGTTTATGGTACAGACAATGAAATCCTGGTTAGGGTGAGGTGAGTGTTGGTTTTGGTTTGTGACAAATTATGACAAGAAGAGTGTGTCACAATGTGTAAGTATAGTTTAAGTAAGTTTTCCTATACCCATTTTTATATTGTATCTGACTGATTTCCATCCCTGAATTCATTTGCTCTCTCTGCATTTTAATGTTAACACATGTATGATAATTATAGTATGACACTGAGCAGGTTACCTGATTGGCTCTTTCCAGGTCTGTCATCACCATCTCAATCTCATCGGCCCTGAGAGAGAGGGAACATTTATTATTACTCCAGAAAAGCACATAGTGGATGTGACAGTGGTGAAAAGAGGTACAGctcacagataaaaaaacaaaacaaagaatggATAAAATTAATACACAATTCCCAGTAAGAGAAGTACACTCTGCACGCATCACATGTGTTTACCATTGTGCAGAGAGCACGCATTTGGAGAATGCTGGTGCCGTGTCCATTAAGCTACCGTCTAAATTTCACCTTAATCCATTGATTGTGAACCGCATAACCCAAACAGCTTGTATGCGTGCGTGCATACATGTAtttaagtgtatgtgtgtgtgtgtctttgtgtgtgggtgtgcacaTGTAAGCCCCTAAACCCGGGCCACACTAAAACAGAGGGATTACATTAATAGAGCTCTAAGTCCTAATACAGCAGACTAATCTGCTATGAAGCTGTGTGATTGTGTCTGACTAATGGTCTGGATGGAGGCCATGGTTCACCTCTTACTTGCTAGAGGTCAGACAGCAGGAATACATCCCCATAATACCACCTCTCATTGGACTTTGGAAAAATAGTTTAATAACCCTCTTTCATGAGAGACATGAACACCTATCACGTTTCcgcacacagtaaaaaaaaaaagggggaaaacaacaaagactcAAAATGAAGTTTCAGGTTATGCACCACAAAATATATGATTTCCTTCTCTTTGGATTTGTTCATAGcgtgaatgtgtttgtgccaaGATATATTTTAAATACACCCTATTTATGAGGAAGAGTGGAGACTATGACCTCATGGATGGTGCAAAGATGCAGCATGGATGCTTGCATGTTTATTTAAGATATTACTCACTGATAAGAACACACTGGGTGCAAAGAAGTCAGCGCATACGTGCACTGCCATATCCATTAGGACCTTTTGATTTCACCGCAATCTTTTGATAGTGAACCCAATAACCCACAcagcttttgtatttgtgtgtcacaGTATGAGAAACAGTGTTATGTCCCATAGGCTTGAGTACTACTGATTTGAATGTGTTTAACAAAACAGACACAGTTGATATTAGGTCAACATTGTGCCACAGGCGATGCAGCAAAAAGAATCAGATGTGGGTGGGAGAGCTTTTCACTCTCCGCTTTTATTCTTTCCCCTAACAGTTAAAAGGATCTACTATGTATTTAAGCAACATAATAGTACACTACCTCAACAGCTTTTATCCTGTCTTAAGCTATAGTGTGCAGGACCCACGTGCACGCTCAGTCGCCCTCCCGCATACACAAATGTAGGGTCAGAGAGCCAACAAGCTAGAAAAGCTTGTAATGGAGAGCGTTTATGGGTAGTAATGCAACCCAAATACATAACCTCTCCTGCTCCAAATGTGATCATTTAATCAAAGTACAGATGCACAAAGTCTTCTTAAATAACCTTTGGATTTGGCTGTATTTGGGAATTATAAAGGCAAAGCTAGAGGCTGAGGGCCAAAGCAGATCACAGGGAAGGGATTTTCTGCATATCCTGATACAGTCAGTCAGTCGCTGGGCAGGGCAGTAACTGTCAATGGCTCACCAGTGCACCGAGTGGAATTAGTTCAAACACCAAACAGTAAAGGTCAGTCATCAAAATAATTcctgatttttatgttttttaagttCAATACAGCAACCACAGGGAGGAGCTATAGAGTAGATGCACAGCTGCAGTCAAAATTcgcatacatgcacacagacaacacacgcTTACACACTCTCTTTTGTACCATGAAAGCCAATGGGTGCACCCAATGACATCAGTGAGTACTATAGGACTTCTGAAACAAGCCCAGAGCCTCTAAGCCCCTACTGTACTTCCTCCATCTCAGACAGGCCTTTTCATCTCttatcatcttctctctctcttgctcctcACTCAACTGTTCCTTTTCTCTTCCACCCTCTGCCTGCCTCTATCCTTTCCCCTCAACCATTCCCTTCCCATTGCCCTCcactttttccttctttcatctttttttccccttccaccTCCCTTCTCTCATCTTTTGCCCTCTCTTCCTCGGCCTCTGTCCTCGGTGCCAGCAGGATATTCCCTTGATTTAGATTTTCATTTCCCTCCTCTATCACACTCTTATCCCCTCTTCCTCGCTGAAGCCTCCAGCCCCTGGCTTGCTTTTTGCCCTCCAGCTTTCATCActccatttcttttctttccctggCTTTCTCCACATTGCGTTTTCACAGCGTGTTACCTTGGGGATTTCAAGGAGGCTTAAAAAGAAGCTAGCTGtgagtgtgggtctgtgtgtgtgtttgtgtgtggatgttgtaCACAATTTCATGTTTGTGCTTGAGATGGACACAGGAAACTAAAGCCTATTGACTGTTGTCTAATTATCAGCAATTAAATGGGTTTACCAGAATGGTATCAAGTCATTTATGCACAGATAAACCCATTCACACATTGCAGAGGAGcttttacacacactcacacacaccctgtggGGCTGGAGATCAATATATCATTAATCTTTAACAGGGACTAAACGGGTAAAACGCGGCCAGTCAGACCCTCACAGCGCCGACACAGAAAGGGAGCTACGCTACATCTACAGGCCCACCTCCTGCTGAAGCTCACACACTCTGGGCACTGCAACATTGACCAAATTCTCAGGGAGAGTGTGTACGTccaggagtgtttgtgtgtgtttcagagcgTATTTTAAAAGGCAGATTACCCAAATGCAGCAAGAGGATGGGGGATTTGTCATGCAATGTCCTCCTTAGTGGAAAGTTTAGAgcaagtgtgtgcgtgtgtgcatgtgtttgtgcgtatgtgtgcgtgtgtgtgttcgtgtttGTCTAtgtgcctctgtttgtgtgaaaacAGTGCAAGATATGTATGGCAATTTGTGTTTCACAGTGCCAAAATGTATGcagttaaagggttaaaagttATGTTCAGCCAAACACTGGCGATTTGCTCAGCCAAGCAGTAAACGGGGGAAGGACTCCAAGGACTGGGAGTGTGCAGGGTTAGAgagggtttgtgtgtgctttaaaGCGTTGCATTAAAATTTCAGATCACAGCACGCCACACAGTCAAGGACCCTGACTGCCTCAGGCTCACGAGTGAGTGAACGAGCAAGTTTGTGcgtatactgtgtgtgtgtgtgtatatatgtgtatgtgtgtgcttgcacACGAGTGCATTTGTGAATGTGGGCGGGCCATGTGTTTATTAGCTTCTGTAAGCAAATGGAGCCTGCTATAAGTGTCTTTTCAAAACGTGTTTTCTTCTGACATAAAAGCAACagacaagaacagaaaaaagggaAGTGTTAATAAAAAGCTCAGAAAAAGTGAAGGAGCACACAACATAATGACAGGTTTAGAAAATAAACAGGGAGGCCCTCTGATAAGACTATGAAACCTATTGATTAATGACATTACACTCAACGGAATATCTTCCTCTGGCCTTTCCTCTCACACTCACAAGCACAGAAAGCAGGAGATAAAAGACAAAGTGTGGGAGTGAAGGAGGTAGGAAAAGAGGGGAAACATAATGTGAGGAAGACAGAAGAGGGATCGATCTGTTTTTAACAGCCAATCAATTTAACAACTCCTTTAATGGAGAGACACAGCAAGTTTGGGGAATAGTAAATGGggtgtgtgagaggagggaggggacgCTGATACTCCCGCTGTACTTTGAGCATGCATGTACGGTGCGTGGACAGTTTTAGTTCATGTTTTAAGAAAAATAGAATGTGATTTTGTcacctttttcttctctggaaTTTAACTTTTTAGCTTTCTGAAGGTGGTTCGGATGCTGTGGAGTGGTTCTGGTTCCCACTACTAACCCAGAGGGGATAAGGAGTGTGAATGTCACAAAGTGACACTTCACAGTGTAGAGTGCTGACATGGAAAAGCTGTTCTGTTTGCATCCTCCCCACCACTAAAAGATCAATAATGATAGCTGCTCACTGCTCCAATAATGTAAGAAACCTTATCTTACAGTTCTTCTTAGAAACCTTTTCTGCTTTAAGTCCGAGATTTCACTCTGcctaaaatatatgtatatatatttattatttggaTGCTTTTCCATGGCTGCAGAACACATTACAATCCCTGTCAGTATTTACAGTGCATGGGTAATGCTGGGATTTAGAGGCTGCTGAGCGTTGTGGGAGACATTCCAGCTGttgaggagagaggggggaggttTCCAGGCGAGGAGATTCACTAAACAGGATGATTATGTCAGGAACAGACTATGGAGGAGCCAGAGGGGAAAAGTCACCCACAAACGCACACATAGATCAGGGATACACGTACTTTGCTGTGGATTCCTCATCATACTTTGTCTTCAAATCAAAGAGCTCAGCCTGAGTTGTT
Protein-coding sequences here:
- the cux1b gene encoding cut-like homeobox 1b isoform X1, with translation MAANAGSMFQYWKRFDLQQLQKELDATATQLANRQDESEQSRKKLIDLSREFKKNTPEDLRKQVAPLLKSFQGEIDALSKRSKEAEAAFLNVYKKIIDVPDPVPVLELAQQLQLKLQRMHDIETENTKLRETLEDYNKEFAEVKNQEVTIKALKEKIREYEQSLKNQAENLAQEKQLQLHNDYAEKERKLQESQDSMSSRLEEAEHKAQSLQTALETTQAELFDLKTKYDEESTAKADEIEMVMTDLERANQRAEAAQREAESLREQLSLKNQSQPLSSPAKADADTEQSAEVASHSNLEAELRAKERETAQLVEDVQRLQASLTKLRETTSSQITQLEQQLSSKSAVLKELEEKLQKQADYEEVKKELSILKAMEFGTSESVQDSSKPLEVLLLERNRTLQSESAALRIANTELSGSAGRKGTEESTTKEETVPSDPSSSPPPPPPSLPSSSQLPLSRTHTDPLNTATTTSETHPFTPTGIGQDFYSPVFPLVGGKMALNSLIQRQLLQTFYSKALQESSGIPSGALLFTPFTPTLSSIPTSTPGSGSAAIPLAASSPQPPPASPDMAPVNGSSTAGSAPSPSPSHSDATTGNVLDGEDMDTAEIARQVKEQLIKHNIGQRVFGHYVLGLSQGSVSEILARPKPWNKLTIRGKEPFHKMRQFLADEQNILALRSIQGRQREGSGQPQLSRVFQDAPKRRTLSDTASHTGNITARVRTPEAGSDEAIKSILEQAKRELQVQKADLSHAQPSYAGLKGGGGGGAGSVGGSGSDEAIRSILEQARREMEAQQAALEPILKASSSSSSASLSQRDLLSSPLTAPLPPYNPLALSLKKPSSSLLSSPSSPSPVLDFSSSMKREGRASSGIDMSMDGGLRLGRGSEGSGRTGSAGGVGYWREQWWSNMHTDPRRTMSSQTVEENHNMEDSKEGILSDSLSRHKPWNKLNQRSREPYLRMQPWLNGDQGQNAHIQQAQNQEGTPKTSASCSPAPESPLSSAEESVNGLAGDPLGSQSSSLNKPLSEDPSGGESQPSTPLPLPGHSGLSIQEMVAMSPELDTYAITKKVKEVLTDNNLGQRLFGETILGLTQGSVSDLLARPKPWHKLSLKGREPFVRMQLWLQDPHSVEKLMDLKRLEKKAYMKRRLSSLSDGHSVDGALAGTDYMQGSQSPGQQQLKKPRVVLGPEEKEALKKAYQQKPYPSPKTIEELAAQLNLKTSTVINWFHNYRSRIRRELFIEEIQAAGGAGPGSEGGSPSLRGSKSGEGDSCDGTESEGTVETRQGLGIGLEDHRGSCKDHDMEAECEAGGSNNSPAQLDCITSGLAGPGSSCGQGGLGLFSLTEASPSSSASSTNIPASGPARNPRDNNLRKKKAANLNNIIHRLEKAASKEDPSEWEF